Part of the Limisphaerales bacterium genome, CCTTCTTCAACTTCAATTGAAGTTTCATCGCGCTCCGTTAAGTCTCGAAAGTACGACCAGAATTTAACGGTAATTTTCACGGGTACACTTCCGGTTTCAAAACGCCAATAAACGGCAGATTGCGATACCGTTCGGCGTAGTCGAGGCCGTAGCCGATGACAAATAAGTTGGGCACTTCGAAGCCGATGTAATCAGCGGGGATGGTTTCGGTGCGCCGGGATTTTTTTTCGAGCAACACGCAGGTTTTGAGGCTGCGCGGTTGGAGGGCGTTGAGTTTGTCGATGACGGCGCGCAGGGTTTTTCCGGTGTCGAGGATGTCATCGACGAGTAGCACATCGCGGTCGCGCGCTTCGAGCCGGAGTTCTTTGGTGAAGACCAGCTCGCCCGGCGCGGTGCTGTTGCCGTAGCTGGAGACGCCCATAAAATCCAGCCGCATGGGCAGCGCGATGTGGCGGATGAGATCGGCGAGAAAGGGCACGGTGCCGGTGAGGAGCGCGACGACAAGTAGATCTTTGCCGGCAAAGTCGCGCTCAATGTCGGCGGCAAGTTCACGCACGCGCACGGCGATTTCGGCTTCGCCGATGAGCACGCTTTCCACTTCATCGCGCAAATGCTCCGGTGGCGGTGTGGCGGCCATATGAGTTAAGATTAAATGTGCTTTGAATCGTCGTGATCTTTTTCCGTGTAGCCACTGTCTTGGCGTTGGAAATTGACCTCGTTCTTTTTCAAGTACGCTTCGTAAACATCATCGGCGCTCATCCCGAGCACTTGGGCGAGGCTGATGAGAAAGTGAAACAGATCGACCACTTCCACGCGCGCGTTTTGTTCGTCGAGCTTTTGGTATTTGGCCCACCATTTCCACGGCACGCTGTCGGTGAGCTCGGCGAGTTCCTGGCTCATCGCGCGGCAATAGTTGAGGGTCCATTCGGTTTTCTGCTCATCGGTCATGCCATTGGTTTGTACGCCGATGCGTTCGTTGAGAGATTTCTGCATGCGAAACAGTTCGCGGAGTTGGTCAGGCTGGTCCATACGCGAGAATGGCGCGGAGCGGGCGGCGGCGGCAAGGCGAAGTTATTGGCGTGACCTCGGGAGGGGGGATGATTTACAAACAGTCATGTTTGCCGTGACGTTGCTGCAGGGGGGATCGATGGTTTGGGCGTTGCTGGCCGCCAGTGCGCTGGGCGTGGTGGTATTTGTGGAGCGCCGCCTGACGTACCATCGCGTGCAGATCAACACCACCGCCCTCCTCGGCGGCCTGAAAAATGTGCTGCGCCAGAAAAATCTGGTGGAAGCCATCGACATTTGCGATGCCACCCCAAGCCCCGCCGCGCGTTTGGTGAAGACCGTGCTCACCCAGCACAACCGCCCGCGCGAGGAGGTTAAGGAGGCGCTGCAACAATCCGGCAGCATGGAAACCGCGCGGCTCGAGCAACGCCTTGGCGTGCTGGCCACGCTCGGACAGGTGGCGCCGTTGCTCGGTTTGCTCGGCTCGGTGCTTGGTTTTATGAAAACCGGCGAGGCGGTCATCACCGATCATCACGCGCACTTCGCCCAATCACTGATGCCGCTGGCGCTCGGGTTGGCGGTGGGCGTGCCGTGTTATGTGGGCTACAATCACCTTGTCACCGTGGTGAGCGATATTGTTTTGGATATGGAAAAAACTTCGCTCGATGCTCTGCGGATGGTCAGCGAAATGGAAAAGCCAGGTCGTCGCAAAAAGAAAGCCGAAGAGACTCCTTCTACTGCATCAACTGAGGGCGCCGATTTATTTGATCAGCCGTGAAATTTCGTCGCCAACATCAACTCCGTTGTGAACTGCCCGGCGCGGTGCCGATTGCGGCGATGATGTTTTTGCTTCTGTTTTATCTCATCCAAAATAAGGCGCTGCTGCTCACGCCCGGCGTGTCGGTGGAGTTGCCCAAAGTGGCGGGCGCGCTGCCGGAAGGCTACTCTGGTGCGCTGGTGGTGGCGTTGGACCGAAAGGGCAATTTGTTTTTTCGCAACGTGACCGTGACATTGGGAGATTTGCCGGGCGAGTTGCAGCGGGCGGCGGCGGGTCGCACCAATTTATTACTCGTGGTACAGGCCGACCGCCGCGCCAGCCAGGAATCCATCACCCGCGTGGCCGCCATCGCCCGCGCGGCGGGCATTCACAAAACGTGGCTGGCCACGCAGCCGAGGTTAATTGTGAAACCCGATGAAACCCGCAAGGTCAACAAGGTAAAATCAAAATGACCACTCCCACCGGCAGCACGCTTTCTACAGGGCGGTTTCGTTGGGGCTGGTGGGTGGCGGTAGTTTTCGCGCTGCAAGGCACTGGCTTGTGGTGGCTATCGCGCAAGGCTAGCGCGCCCCAACCGTCGGCCCATCCCGCGCCTCTTTTGCTGGCGAACACCAACAGTGTCGGATTGCTCGAGGCAATGGCTCTGGAGGATCCAACTGCGTTTGCGCGGCCCAATCCGAGAGGGTTTTCCGGCCCATCACTGCGGCCGGGAATGATGCCGCATCAGCCGTATCGTTGGCAGCCGCCGGAGCTTGAAATTCCGTATCCCACCAATCTGCTCACCGGCCCGATCGACAGTATTCTGAAAACAAACCTCGGCGACAGCGCGAATGCGTTTATTAAACCGAACCCGGAAATAATGGTTTTGAATGTGCCGCCACTGGATTTACCAAAGGCAAGTCGGCTGGAAGTGGCAGGCGAATTGGCAGGACGCAAATTGGTCGCGCTGCTCAAATTGAAAACGTGGAATCACACATCGCTGCTGCGTCCCACGCGGGTGCAGGTGATGGTGAATCCAAGCGGACGGGTGTTCAGTGCGGTGCGTTTAGGCGGCTCGGGGCACGCGCCGGCTGATGCGCTGGCGTTGACGTTAGCGCGGCGATCGATTCAGTTTGTGAAAACGACGAATGCGCCCGCCGCGCCACTGGATCTATCCAGCTTTGCCACGGGCGATTTGATTTTTCATTGGCACACGAATCCATTGACGGTCACCAATCTCGTGCAGGCACCGCACCGCAAATGAGTGCATCCGATTCCATTTTTCTTTTCCTGTTTGTGCTGCTAGGCGGCTGGGCGGCGGTGGCGTTTTATGCCCGCCAGCGGGGATTGGATTTCGAGCCGGATCCGAATCGGGATAATGTGTTTAGCTGTGAAGAATGCGAGTACGTTTATACCGATGACGATGATGTGGAACGCTCGCGGTGCCCGGAGTGCGGCGTGATGAACGGGCCGGCGGTTTTTTAATGCCCAAGAACCAATGACCAAATTCCAAGGAAGCTCCAAATCCCAAATCCCAATTGGGCATTGGGGGTTTGGTCATTGGTCGTTTTCCCTCAGTTCCCCGCTTTCACTTCGATCACATCGTGTGGCTTGGACTCGTGTTGGCTGGCGGCGCTGATTCTTAGGTAGCGCGCTTTGTCCTGCAGCTCGGTAAGGTTGGCCGCGCCGAGGTAGCCGAGGCCGCTTTGGATTCCGCCGGTGATTTGGGTGAGCACTTGGTCGACTGAACCGGAAACTTCCTTTAACGCCTCCACGCCTTCGGCGGCGATTTTGCGGGTGGTGTCTTTGGTGCTGTGGCCGTAGCGGGCGGCACTGCCGGCTTTCATCGCGGCGAGGCTGCCCATCCCGCGATATTGTTTGTAGCGTTTACCGCTGATCTCCACGATGTCGCCGGGCGATTCCTGACAGCCCGCGAGCAACCCGCCACAAATTACCGCGTCCGATAGCGTGAGCGCTTTGACAATGTCACCGCTCTTGGTCACGCCGCCATCGGCGATGACGGTGACGCCCTTGGCCCTCGCGCCTTTGGCCGCCACGTACAGCGCGGTGAGTTGCGGGATGCCCACGCCGGCGACGATGCGCGTGGTGCAAATGGAGCCGGGCCCTTGGCCGACCTTGATAGAATTGGCGCCGCAGTCGGCAAGGTATTCCACGCCCGCCGCGCTGGTGACGTTACCGGCGATAATGGGCAATGCCGGAAACGCATCGCGAATGAGCTTCACCGAATCGCCGACCCCTTGCGTGTGGCCGTGCGCGGTGGAGACGGCGACCGCATCCACACCGCGTTCGAGCAATCCGCCCACGTGAACGGTGATGCGGTCGCGATCCAGTTCGCCCGCTTTGGTGCGCGTGGCGGAAACGGCTGCGCCGCAGAGCAAACGAAATTCCCCATCGCGCGCCGGTTTGAATTGGGCGCTTTTTTCCAGCGCGATGCGTTCCACATCACTGAGGGTGAAGAGCCCTTTCAAATGATCGTCATTATCCACCACCAATAATTTATTGATGCCCGGATGATCGGTAAAAAACTGGTCGGCCACATTGATGGGATCGGGCTCGAGTTCTTTTTGCGTGATGGCGTGCACACTGGCGCGTGGGATGGCCGCCTCGCCCACGCGGCGGTCGGCGTAGCGGGGCTTCACCACGCTGCCAGAAAGCAAGCCGGTGAGGTTGCCCGCGTCGTCCACCACCGGAAAGGTGCTGAACGTGTAACGCTGCTCCTCGATCAGCTCCAGCACATCGCCCACCGAAAGATCGGGCGTCACGGTGATCGGTTCCTGAATCAATCCGTGTACGTGATTCTTCACGCGACTCACTTCCTTGAGCTGCTGTTTCTCGGGCATATTATAATGCACAAGCCCCAGCCCGCCCTTGAGCGCCATCGCGATGGCCATCGCGTGCTCGGTCACCGTATCCATATCGGCCGAAATAATCGGCAAATGCAGTTCCAGATTTTCCGCCAATCGCGTGTCCAGAACCGTATCGCGCGGGAGGATTTGTGAAAACTGCGTGGCCAGCGTGACGTCGTCAAACGTAAGGCCCGTATTGGCGTGGCGCGGGAAGAAGGTATCCGCGTTTAAATAAAACTGCGAATCCGTGTCATCAGAATTGGACTTGGCTGCCATAGGCGACCTTGCCCGAGAGAGGCGGCACGTGGCAAGCCGGAAATAAAAATGGGCCCGCAACGGTGTGGAAGGTTAGGGAAGGTAGGGCGGTTTCTCCAAAACCGCCTTGGTCGTTGTAGCCCGGGCCGTTGGCCCGGGCTACATTGGCCCTTGGAGAACGCGCATGACTATCGTCCCGATTAAACCACCTCAACCGGTTCGGTGTTTTGCGGAGCCAATCGTTCGCACAAAGTTTCGATTTCTTTTTCGTGGGTGATGATGAGGCGATGGGCGAAGGATTGGAGGCGTTCGAGGTTCGCATCGCTGGCGTCGTCCATCGCTTCGGTTTCCTTGTCCAACGGAATTTGGAAGCGGATGAAGTTATCTCCCAACAGATGTTTCATTTGATAATTCACCGCATCGCTCACGCCATCGAACACGCAGTTGAGGATCGGCATTGCCCAGCCCAGCTTGCCCCAGTCTTTGGCTTCCTCGTACGGGATCGGTTGGGCGCACTCGCCGGTGCCGATGGAAACGACGAACAAATCCTCATCCGTGACTGGATCCTCCGCCTCGGCATTCAGGCGTTTGAGTTCCGCGTAGGCGGAGAGGGCGGGGTTATTGATGTAAATACCGCCATCGACCAGAGCAAGCATTTTGCCGTTGGCGGGGATGAGTGCCGGTTCAAAATAAGTGGGCGCCGCCGCCGTGGCCAGTGCGGCTTCGCGCATCATCACCGTCCGCCAATCATCACGCCAACTTTTGAAAAACACCGGCGCCCGGTTTTGGATATCATAGCTCGTCACCAAAACCGGCGTCAACGCGCTGCCGAGAGGTGCGTCCCCCAATTTTTCTTCCAGCACATCCATCAAACCCTGCGAAGAATACTTTTCCTCCGCCCAACCCTTCCCCGTGAACACACCGCGCCAGACGGATTTGGGGAAAATGCGTTTGCCTTCTTTGAGATAAATCTCCGAAAACGCTTCGGCGGAATACTTGGGGGATGTCCCATCCTCACCCGGCAAGGCCAACCCCAGCGAAAGAATGCCGCCGGTGGAAGTCCCCGCCATCAAGTCAAACAACTCGCACGTCGCCTTCCCCGTCCGCCGCTCCACCTCCGCCAACACCAACGCCGGAATCAAACCCAGAATCCCGCCGCCGTCGATGGAGAGGATAGTTTTCAAAATTCAACTGGTAATCGCAAATGGTTTCACAACGTCAACCCCCGCCCCTTCACTAGCCATCAAATACAATAGTTGAGTTGGCTGTGTCTCTAAAAGCTCTTCGCAAAGCCAACCATACTTTCCCTCTCTTAATTTATCGAATACATGGGGATGATAACGTGTTATCGATCCAAAGTAAAAAATGGAGGCATAAGCTGCCAATAAATGAGGCATGTATAATTTTTCAGATGCCCTTGAAAAATAATAAATATAACCGTTCTTAGTGAGAATGGGGTTGATGCACGCTTGCTTAGCGTCAAATGAGAGTTTTAACAATGCTTTATTTAATGAAGGTCCGTTATATTCATATTTTTTTGATTCAAACCATATCTCGTTTTGTTCGCTTGAAGCAACCTGCCTGAAAATGGACTTAAATCGTTTAAGCCTCTTCACCCCACGCAGAACATTTGCATCATTGCCCACAGTTTTTTTTATTACAGACCGCATCCAGAGTTTATTTTGAAACCTGAGCACATTAATTCTCTTTATCGGATAGAAAATATCAGCCTTTTCAGTGATTTTAGAATAAGTTCTGTGAATTGAGGGGATTTGCATTATTACGTCTAAGACCTTGATCTCACTATTCTTGGGAATGTGCCCCCCGACTGCATTGAATATTTCGGGAAATAACTGGGAGCAGTCTTTTGCCTTTTTCTCAATTTTTATACTCTGTCCTTCCAGTCTGAATTTTTGCTTGTTGTTTTTCTTTGGATTTGAAATGCCGTGCTTTGCAGCTGGTGGGATTTGTGCGCTTTTTAAGAGTAATAAAACTTTGGTCAAGTTTAAAAAAGAATAATAAAGAAGCAATGGCTTCGTGCTGGACTGGTGAAGCTCAGCAGCGGAATAAAAATCAAAGGCTTGCTGAACGAAAGCCAAAGCTCTTGTTTTATCAGGTTTTCCAATTTGAGAAATTGCGATCAAATGTTCAAAAAATGAGAATGGATCGGAAGCAATTATCCTTGGTTTAGCTTTGTCAAAAAATAATGGAAATCCAGAAATGTTCTGGTTGAACAGTTCAGCCTTCGCTTCTGGAGCTGGGAATGGTTGGGGCATTGGTCAATTTGAATTTATAACAAACAATTGCTTCAAAAGTTATTGCCGAGCTCTCAGGGGGGCATGGGTTTAGTGTGAGCTTCTAATTCCCATTCAGAACCTTTAGGATTTTGTGGCGTTCGTGTTCGGAAGCTAGTGAAATGGGGGTGGCATCGAATTTACCCTTCAAATTTTTGTTTGCCTTGAATTTCAGCAATAATTGGGTTGCCTCAAAATTGTCCCTGAAAACTGAAGTGCTTAACGGGAGGGGCTGATCTTGCTTGTTATAGTTCGGGTCAGCTCCGTTTTTGAGCAGCAATTCCAACATCTCGATGTCTCCATGTTCGATGGCCAAATTGCAGGGTGTGCCGATATCGCGATGGCACACGTTAGGATTGGCTCCTTTCTCAAGCAGTGCCTTGGCCATATCAATTCGCCCAAGTCTTGCGGCGGCTAATAAGGGAGTGTAACTGTAGAATCCCGACGGATTAGCCCCTTCTTCAACGGGCGACCCAATTTCGAGCAATCGGTTGAATTCTTTTATGTCATTCCTGTGAATGGCGATCATCATGGGGGATCGGTTGGCAAAGTGGACCTTGTGCCCGGCTGGGAGGTTATCCAGAAGCAGACGGATGGCGACATCATCCCTTAACATTATTGCATAACTGAGCGCGCTCCGCGATTCTTGACGAAAGTTAGCCGAGTTTACCGCGCGAATAGAAATGCTTTTATGGTCTCCCCTAAGCACCGCGTACAACAGTGGGTTGTCCACATTGCCAAGTCTTGCGCCGGAAGATATGAGCAGTTTGATCAATTCCCGATTCTTTTGGTGAACGGCTATTCCTAATGGATAAAAATGAAACCGTTCTAACATTTGGTTAACGTCAGCTCCGGATTGAATCAATTGCTTCACGATATCAATTCGCCCCTCATTGCAGGCCACCCCAAGCAAGGTCCATCCAGAATACCGCCCGCTACTTTCTGGCACCTTGGCATTGGGCGAAACGCTACCTTTTAAATGCCGGTTGAGTAAGCGCATGTCATTATCCTTGATTGCTTCCACAATACTAGGAGAATGACAGGAGCAGGTTATCACAATCATCGTAAGCAGCCCCAATCTGGCCATTGTTTTTTTAATTTTCATCAAAAAGACTCCGAGTACGTGTGCTTACCTTCTTTCTGGGTATGGTTCTTGGAACGGGCCAAACAAATAAGTGCTTCCAATGTGTCTCAAGGGAACGGCAACTCCTCCTGGGCGGACAAAAACCTGACGAGCACTGATATCCGCCGACACTTTGCCACATTCTTGGGTCGAAGCACTATATGTTATTATCTGTTGTGGTTCTATGTCATCATTGAATCCGTTTGGAATTCTTCTAGGATTAAATTTGATTTCGGAAACACCCGCAATTTTTCCTTCTGAACAAGGGATTTTTCCTAAGTCAATTGTGCCCCTGAGGGCTACCATTGCGGGGAATTTCAAATCACGTGGAGTAAGAACGGTCATTGTCGGCAAGTCATTTCCTGGCCCTTCGGTTACATCTATACCAAACCGTGACCCTAAACCCAAAAATGCATCATGCTGCCTAGGATTGAGAGTATGCGCATCATATTTGAATTGTAAGGCTACATTTCCTTCGCACTTTTTAAGAACAATTTTACAATCAGAAGTGTCTGTTCTTAAGGTTACTGCAATGTGGCCAGAGCTGAATTGCCCGCCGAAAATTCTTATTTCGGCGGGATCATCATTGCCGCGAGAATAGAAATTTGACCAGTCAAATATACCATCATCAACTGGATTGCCAAGTAAATCCTGTATGCCCCCAGCACCAACAAAAATTTCGCCTGCGAGAGTTGGGTCGAAAATGTCGGAGGAATACGGATCTTTAAGGGGGCCCGCATTGGGGCCGGGAGGCGATGATTGCGCATATTCAACTGGGTAGCCTTCATCTGTTGGAGGGGTTGAAGGAGCATAATCAATGTAAGGATCGTTTGTCCCCACATCGGCTGAAGCTGTGTTTAAGCATGCAAGCAGAGATGCGGTTATGATGAGTTTATTTTTAGTTTTCATTGTTTACTGGATTTTCTGGTTTCTAGTAAGTGGTTTATCGAGAAAATGTATTGGTTGATTCTTCCGTTCGCCTTTTTGTTACCCGGATTGATAATCGGCTTGAGTTGCTTGAGTAAGTTGAGGCGGTTTTCCATTACTGCCAAATCGACAGTAAACCTGTCCGTGCCTTCTGGCAGCAAAACAGCCCCGTTCAATGCCAAAATAACGTCTTTTTCAGTGTATTTATCGTTGCGGTATTGGGCGTCCTTGATTGCCTGTACCATGATATTGTTCGCGTGATTGTTGTAGCCTGTATATGGCAGGCTCATCTCCCTCAGGGTCCGCTTATCCCATTGGTTTTCCAGCCTCCCACCTGTATATAGACTGTGGAGGTGTTCCATGGCATCCGGCCCTGAACTGGCGATCAATAGCTTGACTGCGAATGGATTGAGCCTGCCGGATGAGTTGATGATGTTCTTCTTGGCAAAATTCACTTGGGTTTTGTCGTTGTATTTCACTAGCAAAGAGTACAGATAAAGTTTGGAGTTATGATCTATGTTGGTGGGGTCTGGAATTACGGGGTCATCAGCGAGGACTTCCTTCACAGCTTTCAGTACAAATCCACGATGATTGTGGCCATCCATCATCGATTCCAAATACGCATCCAGCAAAGCCACTTCAACGCCTCTAACTGTTTTCCCAAGAGCTTCCAAGAGGGCGTCTTCAGCGGACTTGCCGCCAATACGGTAAAGCACTTCAAACATCCCGAAGCGCATGCTATACGGCAATGTAAATTTCGGCATGATCAACCGTTTCAAATCAGGCAATGGTCTCAGACTTTTGAAAAAGCTAACCTGGCCGGGTTTGTCTTTGTCGCTGACGTCTGATCTGTTAACTCGTTGCTGAATCCGCGAGTCATCGGACAACAACAGACTGGCATTATTCCGCTCGAGATATTTGAGCATGAATTTTTCCTTCGTGAAATCCAAGTCAACGGATTCGTTGAGAAATGCTTGAATTGCAGGGATAGCTTCTTCATCCAAGTCAACCAAGCTTTCAAAGTAATGAATGATTCGGCGCTGAATATGCTTGGGACTGTCTATTTTAACGGTCTTAAGTTTTTCAATAATTTCCTCGGCCTCGATGCCCACTTCTAAAGAATCGAGGATTTGCAGCCCAGCACCGATGGCTTTCTGGTCGCGGTCTTCGCGTGTGCGTTTATTTGCATCAGAGCGCAATTGCTCCATCCGATCCTTGGCCGTGACGGGGCCCTCCCGGTCAGGAGTAGCCGGTTGATTGTGGGTCATCACCATTACGGATCCGAAGATTCCAATGAAGATTCCGGCGACGCAAAAGATGATGTAAATGGGGCGCATTATTGGGGGGTGGTTATTTGGATGGGAAAGTGATGGATGTAATTGGTGGGGAAGTGCCATTGGAATCAGCAAGTGAACAAGTGGCGGCATCCCAAATGCAGTATGAAGTGGAATCATCACGATTGATCCGATGCAGCCTCACACGATATTTTGACAGGTCAGTCATATTTAATATCCGAGCTTGTGACTATTTTCAAAGTGGCCCCAATTCCGGAAATTGTCAAGTGGTGAGCGGAACAAAGTGCGGAGTAAAAAACGTGAAAATAGATGAATCACTAAAATAGTGATACACAATAAAAAATGACAATAATCAACAAATACAGTGTTGAGAAAATTTTTGAAAAAATGACTGACTTCACTAAAATAGTTAGCTGCGGCTTGAGAAAAACCTGTGAATGACTTTTTGTATTTGGATTGAATGGAGGAGGGCGGTGTGGTGTGTGTTTCGCCCTTTCAGGGCTCTGTTATTTTGCCTTCGGTTCCCGGGGCGTTGCCCCTTCAGGGCAATTTTGTGGGTTGGGTTTTCGGCGGTTCAGGAGGTTGGAAGATTTGCGTTATTTTGGGGAATTGTAGCGGCAGTCTGTGACCGCCGCTACAGTGGTGGGGTTTTTTGCGGGGAATTAACCCTCCAAAATGCGTTTGGCGATTTCGGTGCTGGATTTGCCGGGGAGGTGACCGATGACGAGGATGTCACCGCCTTGGGCTCGGATGATGGCGAGTTCTTCGGCGGGGAGTTGGTCGATGGTGTAATCGCCACCTTTGATATAGACATCGGGGTGGGTGATTTGCAGGAAGTTTGTGGCGCGGAGGTCGTCGAAGATATAAACGGCGTCAACGGATTCGAGTGCGGCGATGACGGCGGCGCGGTCGGCCTCGGTGTGGATGGGGCGGTCGGGGCCTTTGAGCTCGGTGATGGAGCGATCGCTGTTGAGGCCCACGATGAGGGCATCGGCTTCGTTGCGGGCGGATTGAAGGTAGTTGACGTGGCCGGCGTGCAATATATCGAAGCAGCCGTTGGTGGCGGCAAGGGTGCGGCCCTCGGCACGGAGGGCACCGCGCCAGACGGGTAGCGTGTCGGCGGTCAGTATTTTTTCCCGAAAATCCAAGAGCCGAATCCTGCCGCAGACGGCAAGGGCTTGTCAATCGGCGGCGGCGGGCGTAGGTTGGGGCCGTGAACGCGGACGTCATTTTGGTACAGATTCGTGGGATTCTTCCCGCCAATAGCGGGGCTGCGATTTTTTTGGGGAATGAGGAGAAGGTTTTTATTATCCAAGTGGAAACCAATATGGCGGCGGTGATTGGGAATTTCCTGCGCGAGGCGCCAAAGGAACGGCCATTGACGCACGATTTGCTGAGCAACGTGTTTCAGGGGTTCGGCATTGCAGTGGAGCGGGTGGTGATCACGGAGCTGAAGCACTCGACGTATTACGCGCGGGCGATTTTGAAAATGGAAAATGAGCTGGGCTCCAAGATTGTGGAGCTGGACGCGCGCCCGAGCGATTGCCTGGCGATTGCGACGGCGCAGAAAATTCCGGTGTACGTGTCGGCCAGCCTGTTTGAAGAGGTGGAGGATATGAGCGAATTTCTTGAACAAATCAACGAAGGTGCCAGCGAAGAATCAGAAGACGAATAAGGCGCCCTCGCTTCCGGAG contains:
- a CDS encoding ankyrin repeat domain-containing protein, which codes for MKIKKTMARLGLLTMIVITCSCHSPSIVEAIKDNDMRLLNRHLKGSVSPNAKVPESSGRYSGWTLLGVACNEGRIDIVKQLIQSGADVNQMLERFHFYPLGIAVHQKNRELIKLLISSGARLGNVDNPLLYAVLRGDHKSISIRAVNSANFRQESRSALSYAIMLRDDVAIRLLLDNLPAGHKVHFANRSPMMIAIHRNDIKEFNRLLEIGSPVEEGANPSGFYSYTPLLAAARLGRIDMAKALLEKGANPNVCHRDIGTPCNLAIEHGDIEMLELLLKNGADPNYNKQDQPLPLSTSVFRDNFEATQLLLKFKANKNLKGKFDATPISLASEHERHKILKVLNGN
- a CDS encoding adenylyltransferase/cytidyltransferase family protein; the encoded protein is MDFREKILTADTLPVWRGALRAEGRTLAATNGCFDILHAGHVNYLQSARNEADALIVGLNSDRSITELKGPDRPIHTEADRAAVIAALESVDAVYIFDDLRATNFLQITHPDVYIKGGDYTIDQLPAEELAIIRAQGGDILVIGHLPGKSSTEIAKRILEG
- a CDS encoding bifunctional nuclease family protein, whose translation is MNADVILVQIRGILPANSGAAIFLGNEEKVFIIQVETNMAAVIGNFLREAPKERPLTHDLLSNVFQGFGIAVERVVITELKHSTYYARAILKMENELGSKIVELDARPSDCLAIATAQKIPVYVSASLFEEVEDMSEFLEQINEGASEESEDE
- a CDS encoding MotA/TolQ/ExbB proton channel family protein; translated protein: MFAVTLLQGGSMVWALLAASALGVVVFVERRLTYHRVQINTTALLGGLKNVLRQKNLVEAIDICDATPSPAARLVKTVLTQHNRPREEVKEALQQSGSMETARLEQRLGVLATLGQVAPLLGLLGSVLGFMKTGEAVITDHHAHFAQSLMPLALGLAVGVPCYVGYNHLVTVVSDIVLDMEKTSLDALRMVSEMEKPGRRKKKAEETPSTASTEGADLFDQP
- a CDS encoding dUTP diphosphatase, which translates into the protein MDQPDQLRELFRMQKSLNERIGVQTNGMTDEQKTEWTLNYCRAMSQELAELTDSVPWKWWAKYQKLDEQNARVEVVDLFHFLISLAQVLGMSADDVYEAYLKKNEVNFQRQDSGYTEKDHDDSKHI
- a CDS encoding biopolymer transporter ExbD, producing MKFRRQHQLRCELPGAVPIAAMMFLLLFYLIQNKALLLTPGVSVELPKVAGALPEGYSGALVVALDRKGNLFFRNVTVTLGDLPGELQRAAAGRTNLLLVVQADRRASQESITRVAAIARAAGIHKTWLATQPRLIVKPDETRKVNKVKSK
- the hpt gene encoding hypoxanthine phosphoribosyltransferase; translation: MAATPPPEHLRDEVESVLIGEAEIAVRVRELAADIERDFAGKDLLVVALLTGTVPFLADLIRHIALPMRLDFMGVSSYGNSTAPGELVFTKELRLEARDRDVLLVDDILDTGKTLRAVIDKLNALQPRSLKTCVLLEKKSRRTETIPADYIGFEVPNLFVIGYGLDYAERYRNLPFIGVLKPEVYP
- a CDS encoding patatin-like phospholipase family protein, which gives rise to MKTILSIDGGGILGLIPALVLAEVERRTGKATCELFDLMAGTSTGGILSLGLALPGEDGTSPKYSAEAFSEIYLKEGKRIFPKSVWRGVFTGKGWAEEKYSSQGLMDVLEEKLGDAPLGSALTPVLVTSYDIQNRAPVFFKSWRDDWRTVMMREAALATAAAPTYFEPALIPANGKMLALVDGGIYINNPALSAYAELKRLNAEAEDPVTDEDLFVVSIGTGECAQPIPYEEAKDWGKLGWAMPILNCVFDGVSDAVNYQMKHLLGDNFIRFQIPLDKETEAMDDASDANLERLQSFAHRLIITHEKEIETLCERLAPQNTEPVEVV
- a CDS encoding IMP dehydrogenase; this encodes MAAKSNSDDTDSQFYLNADTFFPRHANTGLTFDDVTLATQFSQILPRDTVLDTRLAENLELHLPIISADMDTVTEHAMAIAMALKGGLGLVHYNMPEKQQLKEVSRVKNHVHGLIQEPITVTPDLSVGDVLELIEEQRYTFSTFPVVDDAGNLTGLLSGSVVKPRYADRRVGEAAIPRASVHAITQKELEPDPINVADQFFTDHPGINKLLVVDNDDHLKGLFTLSDVERIALEKSAQFKPARDGEFRLLCGAAVSATRTKAGELDRDRITVHVGGLLERGVDAVAVSTAHGHTQGVGDSVKLIRDAFPALPIIAGNVTSAAGVEYLADCGANSIKVGQGPGSICTTRIVAGVGIPQLTALYVAAKGARAKGVTVIADGGVTKSGDIVKALTLSDAVICGGLLAGCQESPGDIVEISGKRYKQYRGMGSLAAMKAGSAARYGHSTKDTTRKIAAEGVEALKEVSGSVDQVLTQITGGIQSGLGYLGAANLTELQDKARYLRISAASQHESKPHDVIEVKAGN